The following are encoded in a window of Flavobacterium psychrotrophum genomic DNA:
- a CDS encoding type I phosphomannose isomerase catalytic subunit, whose amino-acid sequence MEFKQYPLIFTPILQDRIWGGEKLKTDLGKDIPTTTTGESWELSAVPGNVSVVKNGPLAGQPLDALLGQYPDEILGTAVHAKFGKQFPLLFKFLDAREDLSIQVHPNDELAKERHNSFGKTEMWYVMQADEGSRIIVGFNHKSSPEEYLEKLESKQLIDILNQEPAKKGDVYFLETGTIHAIGAGIVIAEIQQTSDITYRIYDWDRVDANGNGRELHVEQALDAMNYNETDTKKTYSEDVNKSNTMVDCPYFTTNFLPLDGSAEVSKDGNSFTVYICTEGEYTVTVDGEAYSFKKGDTVLLPAAVKGYNLNGTATLLEIYIS is encoded by the coding sequence ATGGAATTTAAACAGTACCCATTAATTTTTACCCCAATATTACAGGACAGGATCTGGGGAGGCGAGAAGCTTAAAACTGACCTTGGAAAAGATATACCTACAACCACTACAGGAGAAAGCTGGGAACTTTCTGCAGTGCCGGGTAATGTTAGTGTAGTAAAGAATGGCCCTCTTGCAGGACAGCCACTGGATGCACTTTTAGGGCAGTACCCTGATGAAATACTTGGTACGGCAGTTCATGCTAAATTCGGGAAGCAGTTTCCGCTGTTGTTCAAGTTCCTTGACGCGCGCGAAGACCTTTCTATACAGGTGCACCCTAACGACGAGCTGGCTAAGGAGCGCCACAACTCTTTTGGTAAAACCGAAATGTGGTATGTAATGCAGGCAGACGAAGGTTCGCGCATTATTGTAGGCTTTAACCATAAATCTAGCCCTGAAGAATATCTTGAAAAGCTGGAAAGTAAGCAGCTTATTGACATCCTTAATCAGGAGCCGGCTAAAAAAGGAGATGTGTATTTTCTTGAAACAGGAACAATTCACGCTATAGGCGCCGGTATTGTTATTGCAGAGATACAGCAAACCAGTGATATTACCTACCGTATTTACGACTGGGACAGGGTAGATGCTAACGGTAACGGCCGCGAACTACACGTAGAGCAGGCACTTGATGCCATGAACTATAACGAGACTGATACAAAGAAGACGTATAGCGAAGATGTGAATAAGAGCAATACCATGGTAGACTGCCCTTATTTTACAACAAACTTCCTTCCGTTGGATGGTAGTGCTGAGGTAAGCAAAGACGGAAACAGCTTTACCGTTTATATTTGTACTGAAGGCGAATATACCGTTACAGTAGATGGCGAAGCCTACAGCTTTAAAAAAGGCGATACTGTGCTTTTACCTGCTGCTGTAAAGGGTTACAACCTTAACGGAACGGCCACTTTGTTAGAAATATATATTTCTTAA
- a CDS encoding 5'-methylthioadenosine/S-adenosylhomocysteine nucleosidase family protein, which produces MSISDFHNTEVKHLLTQKPLYVFALESEATQEFADVNPLFVGIGKLNAMYHLMKRIQEEKPGVIINLGSAGSLEHKRGEVVCCTGFIQRDMDVTALGFEKYHTPFAKHEPVLLNGLKVHGLPQGICGTGDSFVVDHNTADYNVIDMEAYPLAWVAMHENIPFLCLKYISDGADGAAAEDWPEMVKHASKALRATIDTLL; this is translated from the coding sequence ATGTCCATATCTGATTTTCATAATACAGAAGTTAAACATCTCCTTACCCAAAAACCACTTTATGTTTTTGCGCTGGAGTCTGAAGCTACGCAGGAATTTGCCGATGTCAATCCGCTTTTTGTGGGTATAGGCAAGCTGAATGCCATGTATCATTTAATGAAACGCATTCAGGAAGAAAAACCGGGCGTTATAATCAATCTTGGGTCGGCGGGCAGCCTGGAACATAAAAGAGGAGAAGTGGTGTGTTGTACGGGCTTTATTCAGCGGGATATGGATGTTACCGCGCTTGGTTTCGAAAAATATCATACGCCATTTGCAAAGCACGAGCCTGTTTTGCTTAACGGGCTTAAGGTGCACGGCCTTCCACAAGGCATTTGTGGTACGGGCGACAGTTTTGTGGTAGACCACAATACTGCCGATTATAATGTAATAGATATGGAGGCCTATCCGCTGGCGTGGGTAGCAATGCATGAAAATATTCCGTTTCTGTGCCTTAAATATATATCAGACGGTGCCGATGGTGCCGCGGCAGAAGACTGGCCGGAAATGGTAAAGCATGCCTCAAAAGCCTTAAGGGCAACTATAGATACTTTACTATAG